The Vibrio nitrifigilis genome window below encodes:
- a CDS encoding PTS transporter subunit EIIC, producing MKGFFSKLSQAIMLPIALLPAAGIMLGIGGSFTNPTMVEAYQISILQDGTALNSFLQVMTAAGNIVFANLPVMFALAIAIGFARAEKGAAALAALISYLVMNVAIAKTLVVGGMIDSASNTVILMGSNYSGILADVLGIHNTLSMGVFGGLIAGAVTVVLHNRYHDAKLPDYLGFFGGARYVPIISAFAALFYGIVLTFIWPFFGAAFGAIGVALGDLRASGLGYIASFIFGIIERSLIPVGLHHVFYLPLWQTEIGGTAHIAGEVVKGTQNIFFASLASGDFSQFSSTNFMTGKFPFMMFGLPAAAYAMYTLVDPENRKAAGGLLFSVALTAFLTGITEPIEFTFLFLSPALYYFLHVPLAGISFLLMDLLGVKVGMTFSGGFIDFSLFGILPGVTGVNNHWYYIIAVGIVYAFVYFFLFRWYIVKFDVKTPGRKGSAVAVVSKQDYRDAKAGGSAGGDDGKAEAMIDALGGKDNIVDVDACITRLRITVKDAGLVKENDYWTTQLGARGLVKVGETGIQAIYGAQAATYKAQINSKLGK from the coding sequence ATGAAAGGTTTCTTTAGTAAACTTTCTCAAGCAATCATGCTACCGATAGCTTTGCTTCCAGCTGCCGGTATTATGTTGGGAATCGGTGGTAGTTTCACCAACCCAACCATGGTTGAAGCTTACCAAATCTCAATTTTGCAAGACGGCACTGCGCTAAACAGTTTCTTACAAGTTATGACAGCCGCAGGTAACATCGTTTTTGCTAACTTGCCTGTAATGTTCGCACTGGCTATCGCGATTGGTTTCGCGCGCGCAGAAAAAGGTGCAGCAGCATTGGCAGCATTGATTTCATACCTAGTAATGAACGTTGCTATCGCGAAAACATTGGTTGTTGGTGGGATGATCGACTCAGCATCAAACACTGTTATTCTGATGGGCAGCAATTATTCGGGTATCCTTGCTGATGTTCTAGGCATTCACAACACACTAAGTATGGGTGTGTTTGGTGGTTTGATTGCCGGTGCTGTTACTGTTGTTCTACACAACCGTTACCACGATGCAAAACTACCTGATTACCTAGGTTTCTTCGGCGGCGCACGTTACGTTCCAATCATCAGTGCATTTGCTGCATTGTTCTACGGTATCGTTTTAACCTTTATCTGGCCATTCTTCGGTGCTGCATTTGGTGCTATCGGTGTTGCTCTAGGTGATCTTCGTGCTTCTGGTCTTGGTTACATTGCATCTTTCATCTTCGGTATCATTGAACGTTCATTGATCCCTGTTGGTCTTCACCACGTATTCTACTTGCCACTATGGCAAACAGAAATCGGCGGTACTGCTCATATTGCTGGTGAAGTTGTAAAAGGTACTCAAAACATCTTCTTCGCTTCTCTAGCGTCTGGCGATTTCTCACAATTCTCTTCTACTAACTTCATGACTGGTAAATTCCCATTCATGATGTTTGGTCTTCCAGCAGCTGCTTACGCAATGTACACACTTGTTGACCCAGAAAACCGCAAAGCAGCGGGTGGTCTATTGTTCTCTGTTGCGTTAACTGCATTCTTGACTGGTATTACAGAGCCAATTGAATTTACATTCTTGTTCTTGTCACCAGCTCTATACTACTTCTTACACGTGCCATTGGCAGGTATTTCATTCCTATTAATGGACCTTCTAGGTGTTAAAGTAGGTATGACATTCTCTGGCGGTTTTATCGATTTCTCCCTATTCGGTATTCTTCCAGGTGTAACTGGTGTTAATAACCACTGGTACTACATTATTGCCGTGGGTATTGTTTACGCGTTCGTTTACTTCTTCTTGTTCCGTTGGTACATCGTTAAATTCGATGTTAAAACTCCAGGTCGTAAAGGTAGTGCAGTAGCGGTGGTATCTAAACAAGATTACCGTGATGCAAAAGCCGGTGGTTCTGCTGGCGGCGATGACGGTAAAGCTGAAGCAATGATCGATGCTCTAGGTGGCAAAGATAACATTGTTGACGTTGATGCTTGTATCACTCGTCTACGTATTACAGTTAAAGACGCAGGTCTAGTAAAAGAAAATGATTACTGGACAACTCAGCTAGGTGCTCGTGGTTTGGTTAAAGTGGGTGAAACTGGTATCCAAGCTATTTACGGTGCACAAGCAGCAACTTACAAAGCACAGATTAACTCTAAACTTGGTAAGTAA
- a CDS encoding patatin-like phospholipase family protein: protein MGRNSGTVSDTTVNIDEQRLSKFIGGKSALVAQGGGQRGIFTAGVFDAFLLSNFDPYNEYFGTSAGALNLCPFLCRQHGLSKSFICELTTDPSFFHFFSYIRRKQYLNLDWALDQILDYPYKLDVDMGRQVLGNQRKAFAAVTSTTSLNDHYFPMLHDNWREVLTATCAIPGLYPGFASVGGELYMDGGVSAAIPVQEAWRRSSRFITVVRTECVNDSLEQQLKRDVHHQEVTWFKDSLNNIQLQWQNKLQSWKNDWGSFLQEKQTRAQQANALDIMNGGRWFFGAGDIYRMGHLLGQKFDSGFADMLMVHYQTYSLTREFLQSPPDDVFIVQIAPQEPLKSGSLMSKKEDLLHDYRLGLQAGFRFIESYQRAVHIWSTRTIYEQLGIDEEPAPDTDSA from the coding sequence ATGGGACGTAATAGTGGAACGGTTTCTGATACAACGGTAAATATTGATGAACAACGTTTATCTAAATTTATCGGCGGTAAAAGCGCTTTAGTCGCACAGGGGGGAGGTCAACGTGGAATTTTCACTGCGGGAGTCTTTGATGCGTTTCTCCTCTCTAATTTTGATCCTTACAATGAATATTTTGGTACCTCAGCAGGTGCATTAAACCTGTGTCCTTTCCTTTGTCGTCAACACGGCTTAAGTAAATCTTTTATTTGTGAATTAACGACAGATCCTTCTTTTTTCCATTTTTTTAGTTATATCAGGCGTAAACAATACCTTAATTTGGATTGGGCGCTGGATCAGATATTGGATTATCCATATAAGTTAGACGTCGATATGGGGCGTCAAGTTCTTGGTAATCAACGTAAAGCTTTTGCTGCTGTTACATCAACAACGAGCCTTAATGATCATTACTTCCCCATGTTACACGACAATTGGCGTGAGGTTCTGACTGCAACTTGCGCTATTCCGGGTTTGTATCCTGGTTTTGCATCGGTTGGGGGGGAGTTATACATGGATGGTGGGGTTTCTGCCGCCATCCCTGTTCAGGAGGCGTGGCGTCGAAGCTCTCGCTTTATTACGGTGGTTCGAACTGAATGTGTGAATGACAGTTTAGAGCAGCAATTGAAGCGTGATGTTCATCATCAAGAAGTGACTTGGTTTAAAGACTCTCTTAACAATATTCAATTACAGTGGCAAAACAAACTGCAGAGTTGGAAAAACGATTGGGGGTCATTTCTTCAAGAGAAGCAGACCAGAGCACAGCAAGCGAATGCGTTGGATATTATGAACGGCGGACGCTGGTTTTTTGGTGCTGGTGATATCTATCGTATGGGACATTTGCTTGGTCAGAAATTTGATTCTGGTTTTGCTGATATGTTGATGGTTCACTATCAGACGTATTCACTAACGCGCGAGTTTTTACAATCTCCCCCTGATGATGTCTTTATTGTACAAATTGCCCCTCAAGAGCCACTGAAATCGGGATCATTAATGAGTAAAAAAGAGGACTTACTCCATGATTACCGTTTAGGGTTGCAGGCAGGATTTCGTTTCATTGAATCTTATCAGCGTGCTGTACATATTTGGTCAACTCGGACTATCTATGAACAGCTTGGCATTGATGAAGAACCAGCCCCTGATACCGATTCTGCCTAA
- a CDS encoding chemotaxis protein CheV, which produces MSGVLNTVDARTNLVGENRLELLLFSLNSSQVFAINVFKVKEVIQVPVLTKMPGSHSHITGVASLRGEAVPVIDLRQAIGFPESRLEKPEQNLIITEYNRSVQGFLVGQVRNIINTTWTEIQPPPRTSGRSNYLTAITQVKENEKSHIVEIIDVEKVLAEIIDYDVSISEEVLDRDLLTEMDGRRVLIVDDSTTARNQVKGTLSQLGLQIIECRDGMEALNLLKRWCDEGKNINDELLMMITDAEMPEMDGYRLTYEVRQDPRMKDLHIALNTSLSGSFNEAMVQKVGCNRFISKFQPDMLVEIAQERLKELL; this is translated from the coding sequence ATGTCAGGTGTGTTAAATACCGTTGATGCTCGTACGAACCTTGTGGGCGAGAACCGACTAGAGTTGTTACTCTTTAGTCTTAATAGTTCCCAAGTGTTTGCTATTAACGTGTTTAAAGTTAAAGAAGTCATTCAAGTTCCGGTTCTAACTAAGATGCCTGGTTCTCACTCTCATATTACTGGAGTTGCGTCACTTCGTGGTGAAGCCGTGCCAGTGATTGATTTGCGACAAGCGATTGGATTCCCAGAAAGTCGTCTAGAAAAACCAGAACAGAATTTGATCATCACGGAATATAACCGTTCGGTACAAGGATTCTTAGTTGGGCAAGTGCGTAATATTATTAATACCACTTGGACCGAGATTCAACCGCCGCCAAGAACGTCAGGGCGTTCTAATTATTTGACAGCGATTACGCAAGTTAAAGAGAACGAGAAATCTCATATTGTAGAGATCATTGATGTTGAAAAAGTGTTGGCGGAAATCATTGATTACGATGTATCTATCTCTGAAGAAGTGTTAGATAGAGATTTATTGACCGAAATGGACGGTCGTCGCGTTTTGATTGTGGACGACTCAACTACGGCACGTAATCAGGTGAAAGGAACGTTATCTCAACTTGGTCTTCAAATCATTGAGTGCCGCGATGGTATGGAAGCTCTTAACTTGCTCAAACGTTGGTGTGATGAAGGTAAGAACATCAATGATGAGCTGTTGATGATGATTACTGATGCTGAGATGCCTGAAATGGATGGTTATCGCCTGACTTATGAAGTTCGCCAAGACCCACGTATGAAGGATTTACATATTGCTTTGAATACTTCATTGAGCGGCAGTTTCAATGAAGCCATGGTACAGAAAGTAGGGTGTAACCGCTTTATCTCAAAATTCCAGCCTGACATGTTGGTTGAAATTGCTCAGGAACGGCTGAAAGAGTTGCTGTAA
- a CDS encoding TatD family hydrolase, translated as MFVDSHCHLDKLDYDELHTGIDDVLNKAAEVNVNEFLSVNCTLDSFSEMLELIEPHKNVHASCGVHPLDVESEFSLDIFRRYAQHPRVVAIGETGLDYHYKPETADLQKLRFKQQVELAVELNKPLIIHTRNARQDTLDILRAGGAERCGGVIHCFTEDLAFAEAAMELGFYISISGIVTFRQADELKEVVKQLPLERLLIETDSPYLAPVPHRGKQNQPAYVVEVAAYIAQLKGISVAQVAETTTKNFKTLFFALENYVALKGSRRSLFCYKTGFIVWCMCLFNKLFNA; from the coding sequence GATTCTCACTGTCATCTCGACAAGCTCGATTACGACGAGTTACATACTGGTATTGACGATGTCTTAAATAAAGCGGCAGAAGTGAACGTTAATGAGTTTCTATCAGTCAACTGTACGTTAGATAGCTTCTCTGAAATGTTGGAATTGATTGAGCCACATAAAAATGTACACGCGTCATGTGGAGTGCATCCTCTCGATGTTGAAAGCGAATTTTCGCTCGATATTTTTCGTCGTTATGCTCAGCATCCGCGAGTTGTGGCGATTGGTGAAACAGGATTAGATTACCATTACAAACCTGAAACAGCCGATTTGCAGAAATTGCGCTTTAAGCAGCAAGTTGAATTGGCCGTGGAGCTTAATAAGCCACTAATTATTCATACCCGTAATGCCCGACAAGATACATTGGACATTTTACGCGCAGGTGGGGCAGAGCGCTGTGGTGGTGTTATTCACTGTTTTACCGAAGATTTGGCATTTGCTGAAGCGGCGATGGAACTTGGGTTTTACATTTCAATTTCTGGTATTGTGACATTTCGCCAAGCTGATGAATTAAAAGAAGTGGTTAAACAGTTGCCACTTGAGCGTTTGCTTATTGAAACAGATTCTCCTTATCTTGCGCCCGTACCGCATCGTGGTAAACAAAATCAACCGGCTTATGTCGTTGAGGTTGCGGCTTATATTGCGCAATTGAAAGGAATTTCTGTTGCGCAAGTGGCTGAAACTACAACGAAAAACTTCAAAACGCTTTTTTTTGCGTTAGAAAATTATGTTGCGTTAAAAGGGAGCCGTCGCTCCCTTTTTTGCTATAAAACTGGTTTTATAGTGTGGTGTATGTGTTTATTCAACAAACTGTTCAATGCGTAA
- the cydH gene encoding cytochrome bd-I oxidase subunit CydH: MNYDLKFSLIVTLIAFVVFIGSGLIAIAH, translated from the coding sequence ATGAACTACGACCTTAAGTTTTCTTTGATTGTTACTTTGATTGCATTTGTCGTTTTTATCGGCAGCGGGTTGATTGCAATCGCACACTAG
- a CDS encoding RDD family protein, whose translation MSVKEKFKRTGAFVIDFSIVKMFAQVLIGGVYYAIMGVSLRHPQASGLLSSYGEAALPILLAICVFILIIFIGMYLGYHWVCYRYLGNSLARFFMRVNVVSRADGKPVDKKTYFEREFYKIALCVCTIGIYALYSAAQLYAFERSPYHDNRYSTRVDVD comes from the coding sequence ATGAGCGTTAAAGAGAAATTTAAACGCACAGGGGCATTCGTTATTGATTTTTCAATCGTCAAAATGTTTGCCCAAGTTCTCATCGGTGGCGTGTATTACGCCATCATGGGCGTTAGCTTAAGGCATCCACAGGCGTCAGGGTTACTGTCGTCTTATGGAGAAGCCGCTTTACCAATTTTGCTTGCTATCTGTGTGTTTATTCTCATTATTTTTATTGGTATGTATTTGGGGTATCACTGGGTGTGTTACCGTTATTTAGGTAACTCCCTAGCGCGCTTTTTTATGAGAGTGAATGTGGTATCCAGAGCGGATGGCAAACCTGTCGATAAAAAGACGTATTTTGAACGTGAGTTTTATAAGATTGCACTGTGTGTTTGTACTATTGGTATTTATGCCTTGTATAGTGCAGCTCAACTCTATGCTTTTGAACGTTCGCCTTATCATGATAATCGTTACTCAACACGCGTTGATGTAGATTAA
- a CDS encoding MetS family NSS transporter small subunit encodes MTTGAIIMLVIGLGITWGGAAICIRKAMK; translated from the coding sequence ATGACCACAGGCGCAATCATAATGTTAGTTATCGGGTTGGGAATTACTTGGGGCGGTGCCGCCATCTGTATTCGCAAAGCGATGAAATAA
- the pyk gene encoding pyruvate kinase, with protein MSSIQRRTKIVTTLGPSTDKSGVLESIIRAGVNVVRMNFSHGSADDHKLRAQKVREIAASLGRTVAILGDLQGPKIRVSTFAEGSILLQEGDRFILDAEMLPGTGNQQAVGIDYKKLPQDVRRDDILLLDDGRVQLQVISVEESKVFTQVTVGGPLSNNKGINKKGGGLSADALTEKDKRDILLAAEIKVDYLAVSFPRNGEDMKYARRLARDAGLITRMVAKVERAETVATDDNIDDIIRASDVIMVARGDLGVEIGDPELIAVQKKLINRAQALNRVVITATQMMESMIANPMPTRAEVMDVANAVLDGTDAVMLSGETAAGKYPLETVQAMAAVCVGAEKMIESDKQNYRISGVFATEEEAIAMSTIYAANHLEGVQAMVIFTESGRTALMTSRLNTHFPIFALSKNDIALNRCALYRGVTPLYFDSKGREGHEVAQAALESLKEHKLLEFGDLVIITQGDIMDVEGSTNTMRILPVL; from the coding sequence ATGTCATCCATTCAAAGAAGAACCAAAATAGTGACAACGCTAGGCCCATCAACCGATAAGAGCGGTGTATTGGAATCCATTATTCGCGCGGGAGTGAATGTCGTACGCATGAACTTTTCTCACGGCAGTGCTGACGATCATAAATTACGTGCACAAAAAGTTCGGGAAATCGCCGCATCATTAGGCAGAACAGTTGCCATACTAGGCGATTTACAGGGACCTAAAATTCGCGTATCCACCTTTGCTGAAGGAAGTATTCTACTACAAGAAGGCGACCGTTTTATTTTAGATGCTGAAATGCTTCCTGGCACCGGAAATCAACAAGCCGTTGGGATAGATTATAAAAAACTCCCACAAGATGTACGCCGTGACGATATTTTGCTGTTAGACGACGGCCGAGTACAATTGCAAGTCATCTCGGTTGAGGAGAGCAAAGTCTTTACTCAAGTCACCGTCGGCGGCCCTCTTTCCAATAACAAAGGCATTAATAAAAAAGGCGGTGGGCTATCCGCCGATGCGCTTACAGAAAAAGATAAGCGCGACATCTTACTAGCAGCAGAAATCAAAGTAGATTACCTTGCTGTGTCATTTCCGCGTAACGGCGAAGATATGAAGTATGCCCGCCGTCTAGCGAGAGATGCTGGGCTAATTACGCGTATGGTCGCAAAAGTCGAACGGGCAGAAACGGTGGCTACCGACGACAATATTGACGATATTATTCGCGCCTCCGATGTCATTATGGTCGCACGTGGCGATCTGGGTGTCGAAATCGGCGATCCTGAACTTATTGCGGTTCAGAAAAAGCTCATCAATCGAGCCCAAGCCCTTAATCGTGTCGTTATCACGGCAACACAAATGATGGAATCAATGATTGCGAACCCAATGCCAACCCGAGCTGAAGTAATGGATGTCGCAAACGCCGTTCTTGATGGGACTGATGCGGTGATGCTCTCCGGTGAAACAGCAGCAGGTAAATACCCATTAGAAACCGTTCAGGCCATGGCAGCGGTATGCGTTGGCGCCGAGAAGATGATTGAATCAGATAAACAGAACTATCGGATTTCAGGGGTTTTTGCGACAGAAGAAGAAGCCATTGCCATGTCGACAATCTATGCGGCTAACCACCTTGAAGGGGTGCAAGCCATGGTCATTTTTACAGAATCAGGCAGAACGGCTCTGATGACATCGCGCTTAAATACGCATTTTCCAATATTTGCTTTATCGAAAAATGATATCGCCCTTAATCGCTGCGCCCTTTATCGCGGAGTGACTCCACTCTACTTTGATAGTAAAGGTCGAGAAGGCCATGAGGTAGCCCAGGCGGCGTTAGAATCACTTAAAGAGCATAAGCTACTAGAATTTGGTGATTTAGTGATTATTACTCAAGGTGACATTATGGATGTTGAAGGATCCACTAACACCATGCGTATTTTACCTGTTCTATAA
- the mlc gene encoding sugar metabolism global transcriptional regulator Mlc: protein MYMAQPGHIDHIKQINAGRVYKLIDQKGPISRIDLSKTSELAPASITKITRELIDAHLVHETTVQEAISRGRPAIGLQTNNEGWQFLSLRLGLGYLVLALHELGGEVLVDNKIDIHEIDQDDLLERLLFEIKDFFQTYSAMVDRVTSIAITLPGRVNSEQGIVLTMPHYHVKNLPLGEEIYRATGLPVFLANDTRAWALAEKLFGHAQDVENSVLISINHGVEAGIILDGRVLQGRHGNIGDLSHVQTQAHGGVCECGNVGCLQTVASAEAICAEALRRLNDGESSSLNPSHAMSIDAIALAAADGDPLSCELIEKLGHDLGAAISIIVNLFNPEKVLIGGAINLAKNVLYPAMQQCIREQSYPDYQQELHLIESRFYKQATMPGAALIKQALYDGLLLMKVVEG from the coding sequence ATGTACATGGCCCAACCCGGTCACATTGATCATATTAAGCAGATCAATGCTGGCCGAGTGTATAAACTCATAGACCAAAAGGGTCCTATTTCTCGTATTGATTTATCAAAAACGAGTGAGCTTGCTCCCGCGAGTATTACTAAAATTACTCGCGAGCTTATTGATGCCCATTTAGTGCATGAGACCACTGTTCAAGAAGCGATTTCTCGAGGCCGACCAGCCATTGGTTTGCAAACGAATAACGAGGGATGGCAATTCTTATCTCTGCGTTTAGGCCTTGGTTATTTAGTGTTAGCCCTGCATGAGTTGGGGGGCGAAGTGCTGGTGGATAATAAAATAGATATCCACGAAATTGATCAAGATGATCTTTTAGAACGGCTGCTATTTGAAATCAAAGACTTTTTCCAAACGTATTCGGCCATGGTTGATCGCGTTACCAGCATTGCTATCACTTTGCCCGGGCGAGTTAATTCAGAGCAGGGGATTGTGCTCACAATGCCCCATTATCATGTGAAGAATTTGCCTCTTGGTGAGGAAATCTATCGCGCAACTGGTTTACCTGTTTTTCTAGCGAATGATACTCGTGCGTGGGCGTTGGCTGAAAAGTTATTTGGTCATGCACAAGATGTTGAAAATTCAGTTTTAATTTCTATTAACCATGGAGTCGAAGCTGGGATTATTCTTGATGGTCGGGTGCTACAAGGTCGCCATGGTAATATTGGTGATCTTAGCCATGTACAAACTCAAGCTCATGGTGGTGTGTGTGAATGTGGTAATGTGGGGTGTTTGCAAACGGTCGCCAGTGCAGAGGCTATTTGTGCGGAAGCGTTACGGCGTTTAAATGACGGCGAATCCTCTTCACTTAACCCTAGTCATGCGATGTCGATCGATGCGATCGCATTAGCAGCAGCCGATGGCGATCCGCTATCATGTGAATTGATTGAAAAGCTTGGTCATGATCTTGGTGCTGCGATCTCGATCATTGTTAATTTGTTCAATCCTGAAAAAGTGCTGATTGGTGGTGCAATCAACTTAGCAAAAAACGTCCTTTACCCTGCTATGCAACAATGTATTCGTGAACAGAGCTATCCTGATTATCAACAAGAGCTACACTTGATAGAGTCTCGTTTCTATAAGCAAGCCACTATGCCTGGTGCAGCCCTTATAAAACAAGCACTTTACGACGGATTGTTATTGATGAAAGTTGTTGAAGGGTAA
- a CDS encoding sodium-dependent transporter — protein MKREQWGSRVGFIMAAVGSAVGLGNIWRFPYMAYENGGGAFFIPYLFAMITAGIPFMILEFSMGQRHRGSAPKTLKAISSKFEWLGWFQVGVAAVIAIYYVAVIGWAISYFGMSFTQSWGADTNAYFFKSYLHLGDNSPTNLGSIQWGIAAAMLIAWAITYSAIAGGVKAGIERASKIMMPVLFIMVLALIARMITLPGALEGVNYMFQPDFSKIWDVKVWAAAYGQIFFTLSIGFSIMLAYSSYLPEKSDISNNAFMTVLLNCGFSIVSGIMIFSVLGYMATSQGKPITDVVSAGVGLAFVTVPEAINLLPMPYILGPLFFFALVVAGLSSHISLLEAVTSAIIDKLHWSRRKAANVVVGVGFVLSMAFATNGGLLLLDLVDHFANNIGIIASCLVELILMTWMMSIAESREYTNQHSDFHIGFWFDVCLRFISPAILAVIIVTKLNTLLTVGYGGYDLTLGWVMIAVLFVIGVAINVSSKDKGVQA, from the coding sequence ATGAAGCGCGAACAATGGGGATCCCGTGTTGGATTTATTATGGCCGCGGTTGGGTCCGCAGTCGGACTAGGCAACATTTGGCGTTTTCCATATATGGCCTATGAAAATGGCGGTGGGGCATTCTTTATCCCTTATCTATTCGCGATGATCACCGCGGGTATTCCTTTCATGATCCTTGAATTTAGTATGGGTCAAAGACACCGTGGTAGCGCCCCAAAAACACTTAAAGCAATCAGTTCTAAATTCGAATGGTTAGGCTGGTTCCAAGTAGGTGTGGCTGCTGTTATCGCAATTTACTACGTAGCGGTTATCGGCTGGGCAATTTCGTACTTTGGGATGTCGTTCACTCAAAGTTGGGGCGCAGATACAAACGCATATTTCTTTAAGAGCTATCTACACCTAGGAGATAATTCTCCGACCAATTTAGGTAGTATTCAATGGGGGATTGCGGCTGCGATGTTGATTGCATGGGCGATCACTTATTCCGCTATTGCTGGCGGTGTAAAAGCGGGGATTGAACGTGCATCAAAAATCATGATGCCAGTTCTATTTATCATGGTTCTTGCGCTCATCGCTCGTATGATTACGCTTCCTGGCGCATTAGAAGGTGTGAACTATATGTTCCAACCAGATTTCAGCAAAATCTGGGACGTTAAAGTATGGGCAGCAGCCTATGGTCAAATCTTCTTTACTCTAAGTATCGGATTCTCAATCATGTTAGCTTACTCAAGCTACCTACCTGAAAAATCAGATATTAGTAATAATGCGTTCATGACAGTGCTACTTAACTGTGGTTTCTCAATCGTATCTGGCATAATGATCTTCTCAGTTTTAGGTTATATGGCGACTTCACAAGGTAAACCCATTACCGATGTGGTATCTGCAGGCGTAGGTCTGGCATTTGTCACGGTACCTGAAGCAATCAACTTACTACCAATGCCTTACATCCTTGGTCCGCTGTTCTTCTTTGCTTTAGTTGTCGCGGGTCTAAGCTCCCACATTTCTCTACTTGAAGCAGTAACATCAGCAATCATCGATAAGCTGCATTGGAGTCGTCGAAAAGCAGCAAACGTTGTGGTTGGTGTCGGTTTTGTCCTATCAATGGCATTTGCAACTAATGGTGGCCTACTACTACTTGACCTTGTCGATCACTTCGCAAATAACATTGGTATTATCGCAAGTTGTCTAGTTGAATTGATTCTAATGACTTGGATGATGAGTATTGCTGAATCACGTGAATACACAAACCAACATTCAGATTTCCACATTGGCTTCTGGTTTGATGTCTGCCTACGCTTCATTTCACCAGCGATCCTTGCCGTGATTATCGTGACTAAGCTAAACACATTACTTACTGTTGGTTACGGCGGCTACGACCTAACTCTAGGCTGGGTAATGATCGCCGTACTATTTGTAATCGGCGTGGCTATCAACGTATCGAGTAAAGATAAAGGAGTTCAAGCATGA